ATGAAGTTTACATCGTTGCATCTTAACTTAATAAGCTCGTCTCTGTTGCACTAGTTGTCAACTTTTAAAGTTGCCTAGACTTATTAGGTCTAGCATGATCACTACTTGCATCTCAGCAAGTGCTAGAGCGGATTTTCCTCTATATTATAATATTAATACAGCAGTTAGCCGTGCTCATTAATTTTATAATAAATCTTAAGAATAATTTGCTAATTTATTAAAATAAAGATAAATATTAAAAAATATTAATCAAATAGAAAATATGATAAAATAATAAAGCAAAAATTAATGGCGTTCGTGGCGAAGTGGTTAACGCTCCGGGTTGTGGCTCCGGCATACGTGGGTTCGATTCCCATCGAACGCCCCATTTTTTTTATTTCTTTTTCACAATAAATTAAATATATTTATTTTCTTAATTTCAAAAACAAATAAAAACGCTAATGATTTTGACATTTGTCCAATTGAAAAGTTCATGCGCAATTCAACATTTGTTTCTTAATTATTCTATGACATCAAAATTCTCTTGCATAAATTGATTTATGCGAAATTATCTATTTTGAAATTTCTCTTTGAATGTTATTTATTGCATCATTTGTAACATTCTAGATATCTTTTAATCTGTAGCATTGAAATTATTATTAAGTCATTAAAATTGTTAGCCTTCTTTACTCAAAAATCCATATGATTTGACTATGTAAGAGTGAATATTAATTAATCTTATTAATAATACGCATGAATTTGATTCCATTATCAATGATTTTTATGTCTTTCTAATGATTTCTAAGCAATGCTGTGATTATCTTAATTTTCAGAATATGATTAATTCTGCCATTTCTTTTCAAATTATCGAGACACTTGAATTTATTTTTTTGTAATTATTTTCATAGCAAACTTTTTGTATATAAATTTGAATTGTATGTTTGCATGTGACAAACATATATAAAACCCTCTTGCAAGCAGTTTGAGCGGCTTTTTTATTTATATGAGATATTAAAAAATCAATTTATTTTTACATTAAATGATCGCATCCAAACTTTCGATTTAGGCTTTATTTGGTACGACCTTGTTCACATACTATGATAAAATTTAAATATAATAGAGAAAAGAAAAGAGGAAAATATTATGAAAAAAAATAAATGACTAGCCACTTTATCATTATCTGTTATTGCAATGCCATTAATAGCTGCTGCTTGTAACAATGTAAATATGAAAAAAGAAATGCCACAAACTCCACCAACAACTCCAGAAGCTCCTAAACCAACTCCGCCACAAAATGATTCTCCGCAAACACCACCAACAAATCCGAAATCTCCACAAACTCCTCCAAAAATGAATGATTCAAAGCCAGATTCTAAGGATATGACACCAAATACCCCGCCACCTAATAATATGGACAATAAAAAAGAAGAAAGCCCAAAAATGCCTTTAGACCCAAAAGATTCAAAACCTTCTCCAATGAAACCAATTGTCCCTGATAAAGATAAAACAGAAGCGGATTGAAAAAAGTTTTTACTTGAAAATGTAGAAATAGATTATTCTGAAAAACCAATAGATTTAAGTAGATTTGACTCTAAAAAAGTAACAGTAAAGACTCCGGATGGATGAGTTGCTCATTATGACGAATTTTCTATTAATGTTTTTCCTTCTGAAGATTCAAAATCTCTACAAATTAGTGTTAATATGACATTGACAAATGAAAAATATCCAAATATTAAAATAATGATTGACAAAAAAAATGGTATTCCTTTAAAAAGTGAAATGAAATAATTTTTTATTAATTCTAATAACGCAAAAAATTGAAATTGCTAAAAGAATATTAAATAATTAAAATTTAAAAATTTACTAATTATTTACCTGTAGATATTAAAAACTCTAAAATCATCTTTATAAATAATTAAACGTTTAAACTAATAATATTGGAATAAAAATAGCAAATAAAATATAAAAAATTATAAAATTTTTTTAATAAACAAAAAATCATAGAAAAAAAATATATAATTTAATTGAATTTTTCCAAAATCAAAGTTCAAGTGCAAGCTAGCACTTGAACTTTTTAATTATCTTATAATGACAAAATTCTTGCATAAATTGGTCAGATGATGTTTCATAATTCAAAATTTCTCTTGACATGTTATTTATAGAATTTATAATTTCTTCTAATTCATTTTTAGTTATCAAATTAAAGTTAAAACCTTTTTGAAATTCTTTTAATTAAACCATTAAAGTTTTTTTACTTCCCCATTAGAAATAATCATACTATTCCACTTTATGAACTTAAATTTTTATAATTTAGATAATAGCTCATTTTTACAAATTCGATACCATTATTATCAGTTATGACTTTTACATTTAAAAGATTTCCCCAACCAATATAATATTTGATAAATTATTTTATAAAGTTAACGATTTTTTTGTTTAGGTCAAACTTAAATAAATATTATTTTTATCGCTTTTAAGTGATTTATAGGTAGCAATTTTTGAGTCATAGCTTCTATACTTAATTTTATTTATCTTCAAATTGTTGGGATACTTTGATTTAATTCTTTTGTAACCATTTTCATTGGCATACTGTTTTATATATGCGTTTGAATTAGTGTTCTCTCTTTACCTGATATATTTTGTATTTTCTTGCTCTATAAATTATATAAATCGTTCACTAAAGCCAAATTGAGGGATTTTTATTTTAGCCTTTTCTATAATGATAAAAAATATTAAAAAATTCAAGGCCCCAATTTAATTTTTACATTAATTAATTGATTGCTCTTGAAATTTCAATTCGGCAAATGCCAATGATTTTAACGTCTTCTATTATGCATCATATTCAGCTAAATTTTGTGTTTCTGCTTCTAAATCTTTTACAATTTCAGGAATTAATTTTGCGTCGTTAATTTGTGCACCAGATGCCCGGTGATGACCACCGCCACCTCATTTAAGGGCAACATTTCGCACAGCACAACCATTTGAACGGAATTCGCAACGGATTTGGTTAGGCTTCTCTTGAGTGAAAAATACTCAAGCCTTATTATCATCAATTGAAGCTAAAGTGAAAGGACGATTAGCTTTTAGAGGATCGTCAATTCCCATTTTCTTTTGATCTTCAAGATTAAAATAAAATCAAACAACACCATTAGCAATATTCATATTTTGTTGAATAAAAGCATTAATGCGGATATCTGACAATGATCTTTTTGCCATTTCACTATGAATTAAATCTTTTCTTGCTTTATTTGCTCATAATCAACTTACTAAAAACATCGTTTTTTCATTGGTAAGATTAGTAGTTAAACGAACTGAATCAGTATAAATTCCTAAATATAGATATGTTGCTGCATCAGCATTCATTTTTCAATTTAGGCCATATGCTAATTCAACAACTTGTTGAGCTGCAGCAGGTGCTTCAGCTTCAATTCATCTAACTGAGGCATTTAAATCATCTTCATTTGGATGGTGGTCAATGCGAATTACATCATCAAATAAATTATTATCTAAATATTCACGTTTTTCTAGACGCTCTTTATAATTAGCATCAACAATTATTGCTAATGAATTAGGTAATTTTTTAAAAGGTAATTCATCCATTTTATCAAAGCCAAGATA
The sequence above is a segment of the [Mycoplasma] phocae genome. Coding sequences within it:
- a CDS encoding variable surface lipoprotein; translated protein: MKKNKWLATLSLSVIAMPLIAAACNNVNMKKEMPQTPPTTPEAPKPTPPQNDSPQTPPTNPKSPQTPPKMNDSKPDSKDMTPNTPPPNNMDNKKEESPKMPLDPKDSKPSPMKPIVPDKDKTEADWKKFLLENVEIDYSEKPIDLSRFDSKKVTVKTPDGWVAHYDEFSINVFPSEDSKSLQISVNMTLTNEKYPNIKIMIDKKNGIPLKSEMK
- a CDS encoding DHH family phosphoesterase produces the protein MISINEEKKQLFKEIENKIKKYQNIVIFHHIRPDGDCLGSQFGMKALIQENFKDKNVYAIGDAKGSFPYLGFDKMDELPFKKLPNSLAIIVDANYKERLEKREYLDNNLFDDVIRIDHHPNEDDLNASVRWIEAEAPAAAQQVVELAYGLNWKMNADAATYLYLGIYTDSVRLTTNLTNEKTMFLVSWLWANKARKDLIHSEMAKRSLSDIRINAFIQQNMNIANGVVWFYFNLEDQKKMGIDDPLKANRPFTLASIDDNKAWVFFTQEKPNQIRCEFRSNGCAVRNVALKWGGGGHHRASGAQINDAKLIPEIVKDLEAETQNLAEYDA